In the Orcinus orca chromosome 19, mOrcOrc1.1, whole genome shotgun sequence genome, CAAGACGATCCTGTGACCTGGACTTCACTTGCCTAAGTGTGACCAAGACCACATTAATCTCCTTCAACACCACCATGCAGGCTCATATGAAGCTTGTGGCCAGAAGGAGAAACACCAAACCCTCCGCTTCTTTTTCCAAGACAAGCTGCAGAGCCTGGACCCTCACTGCGACCGCACTACTGGCCTGAATGCGAAAGCCACCCTCAGGGTCTCTTCCCCTGCTTTTGATCTGCGTTCCAGCGTTGGAAAGACATTATTCTATCCTAtctgccacccctgcccccaacatGGAAAGCATGCTTCTATTTTTTGTCCAGGTTACTTATAAAACTGCAAGGACCATGACAGCCTCCTCAGGAGTTGGAGACTGTTCTGCAGTCAACTCTCAGGCACTTTATCTGGGCCTGGAGCCTGACACTCACGCTAAAGTACAGCGTTACTTATTATCTCTAACTTATTCTGGGTTGTAACTCCCTCTTTGTGTTATTGTAATCATGTAATCTGGACAGGGGAACCAGAGCTTGGCtttctggaaaatatgaaaatacagaaGTTGaaacttttccctttctttctcaacTATTACACCTTCCACAAGTTTTAAGCCTGCACCTATCTTATTTGTCTTTGCCAGAACACATATATTTCTGACCAGacttgtataaaataaacaaccaatCCCTACAAATCCACAAGAAAAAGGCAGACAACCcaagagaaaaatgagcaaaatatttggacatttcacaaaagagaatATCCAAGTGGTCAATAAACACACagaatcagggaaatgtaaatacaATCTCACATATACCACAATGAGATCTACTAAACATCCACCAAAAGGgccaaaataatggaaaatacacCAAATGTAAGGAGTGTGTAGAACTCGCATGGGAACTCTCAGAACTGCTGTTGGAGGGCAAACCAGGACAATCACTGCAGAAAACTGTTTGCACGACTACCGCTgtcaattctactcctaggtatacaaGCCTCGCAGAAATGACAACATACGTTCACCAAAAGACAGGTATTAGAATGCGCACAGCAGCACCACTATGCTcataatggccccaaactggGAATCTACCCAAAGACCTACGAATGTTTCAATGGATAAATGAACTGTGATATATTCACACAAAGAAACACCACACCAATGAGAATGATCTACAATTATACTCAacagtatggaaaaaaaaaatctcacaaacaTGATACTGAATaaaaaagccagaaacaaaatacaatacggataggcaaaactaatctatgtcaTTGGAAGTCGAATGGGGGAGTGGCTGGAAGGAGCACAGGGTGGCCAGGTGTTTGGTTTCTTAACCTGAGTGCTGTGGAAGGTGTTTTCAGTTTGGAAAATTCACCAAGCAGAATACTTAGGATACGAGCACTTTTCTGTAAGAATAGTGTGCTTCAATTAAAAGCTAGAAGAAAAGGTACTACAAATACCACAAGACTGGAAACCACTCACTAAGGAGGCTAGGCATTATCCTTGCTATTTTTTGGGTAGAGGAAATAATTAACGTATTTTACTTGGCTATCATACAAAAGTTGGCATTAATCTTCTCATTCTTGCTATCTTAACAAAACTTTTCCCCACACAGAAGTGTTCAAGCCAACAGCTGGTGACCAAGCACAGTGCAGAGGAAGCCGACTGGCAACAGGGCATCAGAATCACTGAAGGGCATTCTTCTACGCATGAGCCATGTGCAGTCCACATGCAAGTGCTCTGAGCCCACACTCCAGAACCACAGCAGAGTGAGCCAGCGAAGTCAGCCTGTCGCCTCAGTCTCGGTCGAGGCAGGACAAGCTAGTCTACAGAGAAGGTGTGTGTACTCAAACCCTGTGTTTCCCacgggaagagaaagaaaaacggcaGCCAGATTATAGAAATGTACATATCCACACCTCAGAATCTTGAAAACTGTAATGCAAGTTATCTTTGGGAGAAGACAAAagtttaaacaatttaaaattataagcagATGTTTCTAAAGTTGCAATGCGGGTGCTAAAAAAGctgagtaaaaattaaaaatcagtataaaaacaaaatataatgaaCTCAACAATATGGCATAAATTTACATTATAGGAAATTAGGCTAAGGGTAAGCAGAAGCTTAagtataaaagtatatttttttccaGCAACACTGTAAGCTTTACTTGTAATTTATTACAATGAAATGAAATGGTTTTACAAAAGTGAGAGTGTATTTTTCAGATAACTGAAATATATCCATCTAAAAGCCAGTgctgtattttctaaataatctTTGATGAAACCTttataaaaaaagattataaacttCACTGGTTTCTAAAATAATCAGCATCATCGTGAGCCTCAATTACTATACTGAAACTTAGTACAAAGATGCCTCATCTGGCACTAAGGCAGGTGTAGAAGATCTTGCCTTTGAAGGGCCTCAGTCAGTAAGCTTTTTGCTTCTGTGTTTGCTTTTCAgggctgcctctcccctcccctactATCAGCCAGTCACCTCTTTCCATTGAAAACACATTTCTTAAGGAGTTGTAAGACGGTTAACTCTTTAAAGAGTTCTCAATTATTATCAGAACCTACTGAAAAACCTACTGGCCCTCCTATGGAAATCAAAACCCCAAATGTTCTGCCACATACTGCTGGATGCCCAACATGTGGCCCCAAAAGGGCACCCCAACGTGCGGCCACACCACCTGCGGTCCCCAGCCCAGCCGCCCCCATCCCACGTTCTTCCCCACGTCCACCTCCACCCCTCCAAGAACACTTCCTGCCCTCAAGGGCTCCTCCCCGAAGGAAAACCCTTGCCTCGCCTCGGTTCCCAGACACACTTAACTCTCCCGGGGCCCCACAGTCAGGACCTTGGAGCCATAACCCCACAAGCCCAAGTGCCCACGCACTGACACAGCGGGGCCACCTCCGCCCGGCCTATTTAACTCTACACCAAACAAGCTCCACAGATACGGGTCCTGCAGTTCCCGCTTCTGGATTCTCTTCAAGCCGGCTTCCAAAGCGAACACTCGGAACCGACGCGGGTCCCCCTCCCCGGGTGAGAGTGGGGCGCAGCCCCCCAGCCCGCCGGACTCGGAAACGCGAAAAATGCCATTTCCCCAAAGCCGTGCTGGACGATCCGGTTTCCACCcaacaaaagaataaactgtGAGTCCGGCgatttttttcctatgaaaatCAACAGAAAAGACGAGGACCTTCGCGGACGAGGTCCTGAGCCTGGGTCACCTCAGCGCGACCCCGTCCCGGCCGCTGGGGACCCTAAAGCGACAGGAAAGAACCGACGCCGCCCGGAAAATCCCGTCACCGTCCGACCGGGGTGAGGGGTGGGCGTCGGGGCGGTGGGCGAGCGGCTGGGAGGTGGGGCggccgggggggaggggagggacgcCGGGCGAAGGAGAGGGAACGCCGTGGGGAGGGGAACAGGCGCCCGGGGAGGAGGGGACGAGCGGCCTGGACGCGGTACGGACGCTGCCGCAGGGCGCCGAGGGCGGGACCCCGCTCGAAGGGGCAGCGGCGTCGGGAGGGCCGGGGCAGTCGACGGGCTTCCCTCACCGTGGTCCTGGTTGAAGCCGGCGTAGAGCAGCCCGTTGCCGTGCGGGTTGCAGGGCAGGAGGTTCATGGCGCAGCGGGGTCCACCGCGCCTCAGCGCCGCATGCCGCTCGGGGAGGCAGGCCGCCGGGGTCCCTCTGGCCAGCTCCGAGGCCGCCGCGGCCGGAAGCGAAAGGCCCACCGCCTGCGCGCGCAGCCAGAGAGCCGCGGAGCGCCGAGCACATCCACCCGGGGCCTGCCGGGCGGGGAAGGAGCTCCGAGAGCGTCACGTCTATGGGGGGCGGGGCCTGCCCGAAGAGGGCTGGTCTGGTCGGTTCGGGAGCGGGGCCTGGTCTGAGGGGAGGGGCCGCATCTGTGGAGGGCGCATCTGGGGGCGGGAACCACCTGTCCCAGGCGGGAGGAGACCCCCAGTGCCAACGAGCCCTCCAGGGGGCGGCGATTCAAAGGGacagcccagggacttccctggtggcgcagtggttgggaatccgcctgccaatgcaggggacacgggtgccagccctggtccgggaagatcccacatgccgcggagcaactaagcccgtgtgccacaactactgagcctgcgctctagagcccgtgagccacaactagggaagcccacgcgcctagagtccgtgcttcgcaacaagagaagccaccgtaatgaaaagcctgcgcacggcaatgaagagtagcccccgctcactacaactggagaaagcccaagcgcagcaacaaggatccaacgcagccaaaaataaatgagtaaataaataaattaaaaaacaaaacagtgacagCCTTGCCCCGTGACCCTCAGGAGCACGCAGAACCCAGTCCCCCACAGTAACTCGAGTCCCCCGGAAATCATGTAGATTAAGGTAAGCATAAgagacttctatttttagttgatAAAAAGATAAGTATCTCAGTAAAAATAACAATGCATTATGGAGTTTTTAACAGGTATGCTAGTAAAATGTACGCGAAAATAGCAAAATGAGTggaagtgaggaaatggaagtaCAGGTGACCCTTGAGCAACTCAGGGCCACTTACACGAGGATTTTTTTCGATAGTAAATGCCTCAGGGCTACACTACCCTGGTTGGTTagatccacagatgcagaaccgcAGATACCGAGGATAGGAGGGCCGACTATAAATTACACGCGGATTTTCGACTGCGTGGAGGGCGGGCGCCCTTAATccctgcgttgttcaagggtcgactGTATATGAACGTATAGACCCTCCCACCCCCTACCCTCCATCTCCTCAGAGAGAGACGCCCCACAGGGACACAGACCCCCCACGGCCCAGAGGTACCCACAGACAGCTGCCCCCAGGACACAGAATCCCCAAGACACAGAAGCCCCCCCAGGACACACAGAACCGTCTTCAGGGACACAGAGCTCCCCAAGACACCAAGCTCCCCCACACACAGAGTCCTCCAGATCACAGAGCCCTGCCTACCACCACCTCCGCCCAGGACACATAGTCCCTGGGACACAACACATCATCAAGTAAGGCTCTGGGCTTCCCAGCACCGCGGAGCCGGCCCATGGTCCTATTCCAACACAGTGGCCATGGAGGCAGGAGCGGCTGGCCCTAGGGTCCCCGCCCAGAGGGCCCTCTGGTCTCGCCTTTCATCTGCAAGAGGTAAGGTTGTTTCGTATGATACAGTGTTTAACTAGTAAAACAATCAGAGAACCTTTAAAAAGCTACCATCCATTACCCCCATTTCTAAAGTGGCCCACAGAGCAACGATAAAATTTTGCAGCAAGGAATCAGGAAACCAGCAGACAATGCTGACCAGCTTTGAGCCGCACAAGGCACTGTCCTCCAGCAGAAGTAGAAAGTTAGTCTCTGACGTGGCAGACAGGCATATTCTAGACCCGAGTGCCAAGTCCACTCCTGGGCTAGACAGCCGTCCTCCTGTCATCTCATCAGGCACAGAAAGAGCACCGGAGATTCTGGCACACACAGCCTGGCCACAGCGGGCAGGGTCGGATATGAAAGCTCCCTGGACGAGGCCCCTCAGGCTGATAGGGGCAGCATAAAGGCAAGACCCTGCATGAACACAGTCCAGAATGGGGCAGCATCCGAGCCAGCAAAGGCCAGACCGCATGCTGGTGCCTGAGCGGCTGCTGCTTTTACCAGCAACAGCTTTAACCTTGCTCAGTCTTCACACCTTCTAGATAGGAGTTACTAAGACAGCGATCCCGGAATCACCGCTGCTCCCTGAAAGCATCGAACACAGCAATGTGCTCTCCTACCACAAGTGCTAGTCTGAGTCCCTTCCAACATCCTCCTACAGAAATGTCCCCGGTTCTTGACCATAGGAGGTCTCCCTCATTGCAGTGAGTCAACTGAGTTCCTGGTGGTCTTTGGCTGACGACAGTGAAAGCACTTCTGGGCTGCCTCACCTAGGAGGGGTAAAGGCTGGAGCAACAGCAACTACGTTGGGGCAAGGTAGACTTTGGAACTCTTCCTTGTTGCCTCTGTCTTCCTCTGCACAGTGACTCAGAGGCCTCTGTACCTGGGCTGGTTCCACTGTTATCGTGGGAAAGTAGAGTGAAAGAAGCAGTATTCCACAGTTGAGTTCTAGACTGAGGCAGGGAAGAGAAGGTAGGAATAAAAGCCAAAACTTGATTGGCAGGAGCCAGCCTTTTTTGAGAAGAAAGGTATGTGAGACTCCAGAGATCTGAAGAAGGAGAGCACAGACCCAAGTATTCCACTGAAGCCAGAACAGATGGAGCCAGACCCTGACCCCGAGTTCAGGCTGGTTGAGGAATGAGGGTCGGGGATCAAGGGTCAGAGGTGAGGAGTGGCAGGGCCAGTCTGACCCTTGCCAGGGTAGGGAACCATGTTGGGCACCCACTGCCTGTATGGAGAAGTGGCTCCCATTACCTACCATTGATCCATCTGCCCACTGCCAGGCAGAAGCATCTATATCAACAGCTGCCCTGTTCTGAGGCTTTGTCATCCTCATTCACTAGGTCACCATATTGATGACACACCCAGTGGAGGTCGGTGCCCCAAGGGAAGCGAGGCCCAAGGGTGTGTAGGGAGCGGGGAGTGAACACAGTGAACACAGGGTCCTGCCCTCCTGGCGGGTCGGGGTGCATCCCCTGCCCCCATGACAGCTCAGCCCACTCCCCCCAGTTCCCCAATACATGCAGCTTCAGACTTGCTTTTCAAATCCACATTTACTTTGATGACGCAATTCTCCCGCAAAGGGAagcatctccatctccatctctttgGCGAAACAAATATTATCAAGCTCATAATTGACATTTTTTCCAGATTCAATATGTGCCTGGATCATTCCTCATCAAAGTTGTAAGCTCTCAGTCTAGGAAACTATTCTGCATTGCAGTAATTTTCACAGGGCAATTGAAGACATAATTGTACATAGTATATTTTGAATCTAGATGCTTGAAAAGAGAATTACAAGCAGCTGGGACACAATCTGGTCTTCTTGTTTATACTTGGGGTGGATTTTGCCAGCAGTGAGGCCATGGAAGAAAATGGCGAAGTTTGAGAGCAGTTTCTCCAAGGTTCAGTTTACATTTCAGTTTTGATTTCGGTATGCTCACCACCAAAACATGCATATTTGTACTTAATATGTTCTGTATTagggtttgttttcatttcacagAAATGTCACTTTAATAGTACTTTCTACTGTGAAGCATAACTTATTTCCTTGCTGTGTGAGCCCTGGGGTGGccataacaaattgccacaaactggaGGGCTTGAAACAACATTAATGtgcctctcacagttctggaggccagagtctgaatccaggtgtgggcagggctctTGGGGGgccccctcctgcctcttccagcttctggtggccccagcTGTCCTTCAATTAAACAACGAAAAGGGACCAAATTTAGGCTTGTGACCGGGTGTCCGTCCCcagcctccccacctccaccgACCTTGGAAACCTGCACCTTCTACTTCCATGCGCCCTtcaaggggcaggggagaggggctcGCATCCAGGGTGGACCCCTCCTCGTTTCTGTTTGTGGCAGTCGGGGAAGTGACACCCCACCGCAGCCATCAGGCTTCGTGGTCAGCAGGTCAGCCCTTCACTCTCCTCTCTCATCCACTGCCTAGCAGAGAGAAGGGTGTGATGGCCCGGCAGCAAGTCCTCCCAGGCCCGCAGCCCCTTGCAGAGGGACCGTCCCCTCAAGGCTTACCTGCTATGCCCTCGCCTGCTCCCCTGTGCACATCTGTCCCTGTTGTGCCCAGGGGGCTGGGTGACCAGCCATGGCCGAGCACATTCCTCCTTTCGGGGCCTCGGCTCCACCGTCTCTGAATAAAAGTGTTGCTCCCAATTCTAGGGtcctttaaatttctaaaaatctgtaAATAACAGAAACCGAGGACATCTGTatgttttcaagtttttttttttttaatccgttGTTGCAACCTCCAGCTGCCACAGAGAATCTAGTGGTAGAACCAGGAAGGAGACCCTGCCCAGAGTCTTAGCTGAGTcagctctgatctttatgctCATGCAGGGAGGTGACAACATGTCCACTGGGGCCAGAGTACCGCCCACTATTTCCGCAGACAGGCACCCGCTGGACGGCTGGTTCTTCATTCCccactgtctgtctctgtgttctTTTCAGGAAAAGGCATCCTTTCAATCAATGGCACAGGGACACAGCCTTGTTGCCAACACCAGGCACTAGCACTGATTGTGGTGCCTGAAACAGGTGATATAAAGCAAAGGGAATAAAgggcaatagggcttccctggtggcacagtggttgagagtctgcctgctgatgcaggggacacgggttcgtgccccggtccgggaagatcccacatgccgcagagcggctgggcccatgagccatggccgctcagcctgtgcgtctggagcctgtgctctgcaacaggagaggccacaactgtgagaggcccgcgttccgcaacaaaagaaaaaaaaaaaagggcaatggAAATAACACCACTTCTCCATTGAATGGAAGTATAACTTTCCATTCTTTCCAATGGAAAATTGGAAAGAAGCAGCCAACAATTCTACCGAGAAGGAAGTATACTTTTTATTGTtgagaaacattttcttaaacaACAGTGTTCACTTCACTCTTAGCTGAAACTTCAGGCTTGGAGTGACATTTTCTTGCCGATCTGGACCTGGTGTAACCGTGCTGTGGTATGTTTGCTGTAACTAGAGATATCTTTGGCATTTTCTTCCCTTAGCTTCATAACTCATGGAACATCTTGTACAAAAAActgtagatttacagaaaaatatgcatataaatcACTTATTAATCCCAAAACGTAGTAAATAACATAGCAAAAACTCGATCAAATCCGTTTCATACACAAGCTGGACAGATCTGTTGTGCCTAATCTCTAACTTATCTGTGGCATTTTATAAATTAGTGCTTTGACATTAAAAAGGTTTACAAAAAGGCCCTGCGTAACGTCAAAGACTCTAATTTCTCTCTCCATCCTTGCTTTTCATTCTCTAGAATTTATACTCATCGCACACATGTCACCATTCTTATAAAAAgcacttattttaagaaaaaaattgcactGCAATCATGATCTAAGTAGCATTCAGAATTCCATGTTACCAAGAGAAGGTCGTCCCTTTATAAACACACGTCTGAAACAAGAGCCCCACGCCTGTCCACGCAGACATGTCAGGTATGCAGGGTACCGGCCGCAGTTTCATTGCTCAGGGCCGCGTGGTCACCGTGACATTGGCGGGTGTCTGCATCCAGAGCGGCCTCCTGCCTCCCACCTGTGCCACTCCTCTGCCTCGCGCCCTCCTCAGGAGACTTTGCAGCTGTTTCTGGTGCAGCGTTTGGGGGGGCTCTGGGGAAGGTGGGCGGCCTTCGCTTTTCGGAGGCTGGTCCTCTTGTGGCCGGAGCTGGTGGCGAGGGAACAGGGGCGGCCGTGCATCACCCTGGCATTCAGGCCGCTGGCCATCGAGAAGGACTTGAGGTGGCTCCTGAGGGCCGTGGGCAGTGGCAGCCTGTCCACCAGGTGCACGGGCGTGCAGGACACCACTGCCCGGCAGCACAGGTCCTGCAAGCTCAGTacttgggaaagaaaagaaaacctatttCATTTGTGTTGTCCTGGGCACGGGGCCAACGCAGGGCCAGCCACACACCTGTCCGCCCTCCTCTCTGGGACTCTGGGGCAAGATGTCCCACCCTGTGCCCACGTGCAGTGATTGGAGATGGATGGTCCtgctttcatcaccttaaatccAGTTTGTCCCCAAACTTGAGACCCCCCACCATCTCTCCCTCTAGGTCTGAGAGGTGAGTGGACTGCCCAGCGATGGCCAATGAGGTCTCCTCAGGCCTAACGTGACCAACTTTTGGGGTCGGAGACCAAGGGCTTCAGGAGACGTGCTTCCCCAACTGAGTAGCTGACACCAAAAACGTGTTATCAGCTTTATCAAGATGTATTGGAGAACACACCAGAAAAGCAAATGCTGTCATTTATGTTTCACCTACATCGTTCGTTCTGTGAGTCAGGGTCCCTGCTCAGATAGAGAGGGGCTTCCAGGGGCCTGCTGGGAGGAGGAACGGCATCTCACCCCTGATGCAGTCGGGACACCCCTCAACCCCTGGAAGATCAGACAGAAGAAACACGACCCAGGGCTTTGGCTCCTTTTGGAATCAGGGTCCTAACAAATAACATTCATAACAGTGCTTCTCAACTGGGGGCGATTTTGACTCCCCAGGACATTCGgcaaagtctggagacatttGTGGTTTTCACAAATGGGGGCAGGGAGACCAGGGATGCAGCTCACCCACAGCACACACGGTGCCCCCACCAGAGGACACTCCATCCCAAATGGCACTAGTGCCAAGCGGCAGAAGCCCTGATTTAGGAGAATGGAGACAGTGGCCCGGGAATGGGTCCTGGGAGGCTGAGCACTGGCGGGGCTGCAGGGTGGACTGGATGGACACCTACCCTTGCTTGGCCTCCAGAGCCGGTCCATCCCATGCCGCAGCAGCACAATCCTGGCCAGCTCCATAAAGGACTCAGTGACGTTGAAATTGCACAGCGGGCTGACCTCGAAGAATGTCACACCCAGGCGCTCCGCATAGGCCTGGGCCTGTTCCGTGGGGACCTGCCGCTTGAAAGCCAGGTGCAGGCGGTTCCCCACCAGGATTTTAGGGACCCCCGGGGCGTGCTAAAGGGTGACAGAAGGGCAAGGAAAGTGGGTCACGTGCAGGCTTTGTTGTTGGTACCATGGGTGTCCGGGGTGAATGGTGTCCactcagaacctcagaatgtgtcTTTTTTTGGAAAGAGGGTCTGTGCAGATGCAATTAATTAAGATGGGATCTTGGGGTGGACCCTAAATCCAGTcactgtgtccttataagaagtggAGGGGACATAGGACACACAGGGAGGAGGCCACGTGATGGCggagcagagacagagagacacgtCCACAGGCCAAGGACCAGGGCCTGTCGGCAACACCGAAAACTGCAGGAGACGGGAAGGATCCTCCCTCGAGTGTTTGGAGGGATCgcggccctgccgacaccttgctTTTGGACTCTGACCTCCAAAACTGAGAGAAtacgtttctgttgttttcagccacaCAGTTTGTGGTGAGTTGTTACGGCCGCGCCAGGACACTCACTCAGTGGGTGGGACTGACCACTCCACGTCTCCACTGGCAGTTGGGCcggtcagggtgccagcaggcAGCAGCCTGGTCACCACCTGTCAACCTACCTGACTGCATGCAGGGCCTGATCCTGTGCTGGGACATGACGCGTCCTCCTCCCTGTGGCTGGAGCCTCGTGCCCTGGCCGCCCCAGCCCGCCTCCCCTCACAGGGCCACATGGACGGAGCCCTGGCCATGTCATACCTCATTGATCTCCTTAATCCACCGGTCGATGCCATCAAAGGACCAGCGGTTTGCGATGTCGTAGACCAGGATCACACCCTGGGGGAGGCACAGTCACTTGTGGCAATGCAAGCCACTCAGGCACACACTCACAACCAGCTAAATAGCCATTTTACTTATGTTAACACAAAACGTATTATTTCGATTTGTCTGCCAAATGTAGCAGTTATATGATCACTTCCAGTGATATTTCATAAGCTCATTGATAAACCATCAAATGTGAATGTGAGCTGGGGACTGGAATTCAATTCCCCACATTCACGAGCTGGTCCAGGGACACGGAATGCGGGGGTACTTCAGAGCCCACCCACCTGGACGGAGGGCTCTCACATACGTACGGACACACACGCACATGAACACGGTGCACACACAGCCCACATGCCTGCATATTTATGTACACACGTGTAGATGCACGTGCCTACACACTGCTCGTGCACACGTACATACAAAtgtaacacatgcacacacacatccctgATGCAGAGGGCTTGGGAGCCACCAAACAGTCCAGGGCACACTTTTTAGACTCTGGCATCAATTTGTATGTGAGCTAATTGCCTTGTCCTCCAAGTATCCATTAAA is a window encoding:
- the RAB40B gene encoding ras-related protein Rab-40B isoform X1; translated protein: MNTGGSPVRAYDFLLKFLLVGDSDVGKGEILASLQDGAAESPYGHPAGIDYKTTTILLDGRRVKLQLWDTSGQGRFCTIFRSYSRGAQGVILVYDIANRWSFDGIDRWIKEINEHAPGVPKILVGNRLHLAFKRQVPTEQAQAYAERLGVTFFEVSPLCNFNVTESFMELARIVLLRHGMDRLWRPSKVLSLQDLCCRAVVSCTPVHLVDRLPLPTALRSHLKSFSMASGLNARVMHGRPCSLATSSGHKRTSLRKAKAAHLPQSPPKRCTRNSCKVS
- the RAB40B gene encoding ras-related protein Rab-40B isoform X2; translated protein: MISCSSSCWWAIATWARARSWRACRTVRPSPRTVTPRGVILVYDIANRWSFDGIDRWIKEINEHAPGVPKILVGNRLHLAFKRQVPTEQAQAYAERLGVTFFEVSPLCNFNVTESFMELARIVLLRHGMDRLWRPSKVLSLQDLCCRAVVSCTPVHLVDRLPLPTALRSHLKSFSMASGLNARVMHGRPCSLATSSGHKRTSLRKAKAAHLPQSPPKRCTRNSCKVS